One Coccinella septempunctata chromosome 1, icCocSept1.1, whole genome shotgun sequence DNA window includes the following coding sequences:
- the LOC123311578 gene encoding uridine-cytidine kinase-like 1, whose product MAAKMNVLEPLSSASSESDDGIEVQSDCIEVFAEGELDEENSPDIYNHPAFQSAVSYHPRPPSTGSQKSPKCRRQRTTSLNQSSNKGSNESVIRTSHRTIYTAGRPPWYNSEGQKVEPFVIGICGGSASGKTTVAEKIIESLGVSWVTLLSMDSFYKVLTPKQHEESHRNEYNFDHPEAFDFEILIETLSKLKEGRKVEVPIYNFVTHSRESRTKTMYGANVIIFEGILAFYNKEVRDMLDMKIFVDTDADIRLARRLKRDIAQRGRDLEGVLKQYNGMVQPSFNHYIAPLMVHADIIVPRGGENEVAIQLIVQHVHTQLQSRGLKIREELAQSHAFSGQPLPDTVKLLPTTPQIRGLHTFIRNKDTARDEFIFYSKRLIRLVLEYTLSLMKFNTTIVDTPQGFTYEGKRMATDKICGVSILRAGETMEQAVCDVCKDIRIGKILIQTNLQTGEPELYYLRLPKDIKDYKVILMDATVATGAAAMMAIRVLLDHDVQQSNIIIVSLLMAESGVHSIAYAFPDVQIVTTAIDPEINEKFYVLPGIGNFGDRYFGTEYD is encoded by the exons ATGGCTGCTAAAATGAATGTTCTGGAGCCTCTGTCGTCGGCTAGTTCTGAAAG TGATGATGGAATAGAAGTACAATCTGATTGTATTGAAGTATTTGCTGAGGGAGAATTAGATGAAGAAAACAGTCCTGATATATACAATCATCCTGCTTTTCAGTCAGCTGTTTCTTATCACCCTAGGCCTCCTTCCACTG GTTCCCAAAAATCACCTAAATGCAGAAGACAGAGAACTACTTCATTAAATCAGTCTTCAAATAAGGGGTCTAATGAATCAGTGATAAGAACCTCTCATCGAACCATTTATACTGCAGGAAGACCACCTTGGTATAATAGTGAAGGTCAAAAAGTTGAACCTTTTGTCATTG GTATATGTGGAGGCAGTGCTTCTGGCAAAACAACAGTTgctgaaaaaatcattgaatcTCTTGGGGTTTCTTGGGTCACACTGTTAAGTATGGATTCATTCTACAAAGTGCTAACGCCTAAGCAGCACGAGGAATCACACagaaatgaatataattttGATCATCCAGAGGCATTCGATTTCGAAATCTTAATTGAAACTTTATCAAAATTAAAGGAAGGTAGAAAAGTTGAAGTTCCTATTTATAATTTCGTTACACATTCTCGTGAATCAAGAACT AAAACAATGTATGGAGCAAATGTCATAATTTTTGAGGGTATTTTAGCATTTTACAATAAAGAAGTGAGAGACATGCTGGATATGAAAATTTTCGTCGATACTGATGCTGACATAAGGTTAGCGAGGAGGCTAAAGAGAGATATTGCTCAACGTGGTAGAGATTTGGAGGGCGTTTTGAAACAGTATAACGGCATGGTGCAACCATCTTTCAATCATTATATAGCACCTCTTATGGTCCATGCTGATATCATTGTACCTAGAGGAGGAGAAAATGAAGTGGCTATTCAATTGATTGTACAGCATGTTCACACTCAACTACAATCG AGAGGTTTAAAAATCCGGGAAGAATTAGCCCAATCACATGCCTTTAGTGGTCAGCCTCTACCAGACACAGTGAAACTATTGCCAACAACGCCACAAATTAGAGGTCTGCATACATTCATCAGAAATAAAGACACTGCCAGGGATGAATTTATCTTCTACAGTAAACGATTAATAAGACTTGTCTTGGAATATACATTATCCTtgatgaaattcaatacaacaaTAGTGGATACCCCACAGGGTTTCACTTACGAAG GAAAGAGAATGGCAACTGATAAAATTTGTGGTGTGTCCATTTTGAGAGCCGGTGAAACGATGGAACAAGCTGTATGTGATGTTTGTAAGGATATAAGAATTGGAAAGATTCTCATCCAAACAAACCTCCAAACAGGAGAACCTGAG ctGTATTACCTAAGACTTCCCAAAGATATAAAAGACTATAAGGTTATTTTAATGGATGCCACAGTAGCTACAGGCGCAGCAGCTATGATGGCAATCAGAGTTTTACTCGATCATGACGTACAACAAAGCAACATTATTATAGTATCGTTGTTAATGGCAGAATCTGGAGTTCATTCTATAGCATATGCCTTTCCAGATGTTCAGATCGTTACAACAGCCATCGAtcctgaaattaatgaaaagtTCTATGTCTTGCCAGGTATTGGTAACTTTGGTGATCGTTATTTTGGCACAGAGTACGATTAA
- the LOC123321461 gene encoding sorting nexin-14-like isoform X1, whose translation MRSQRYNMIKTIHQDFTETIRILRKDRFSKDGAIILFIILATSSLVLSYSLTCFLLSAYVIGLVICYAFIKLQGFASSSLLRLVYFYKGHISASKKNGRSCTVCHNPSCDRHRQDFLVAPWNDLLIDDQLNKAIEKFYSKLLDMFVSSWYGHLTKDESFIHELRYALKYSTAIVIRRIIEIDLATLMSRKILPCIVKHVDDVIYIEDIAKLKKRNINDVAIEYWGNKLHGAVTNRSNELVYLRELAASLLPIILPPKYFQCRNSSTLFQELIAGWVLLPVMDTAFNPNIINSMIVMGANYKPKHSKLKEYTTQVYYLQNFECPVDQKKSLFYRDLNEVKENTELLYTFIQFLKDEDQVHLLKFCLDVDQFSNILMTPDHSKKTLDELYGSALAIYNEYFCLESSNFIKCNNSISQEMKDLLKDGIHSIAKLKISAPLMEAYKVVFNNLEENWLPLFYKSNEFYKYLCGMKSSSQFNRAQYNENNKQGTAPLTPRLGGLRKLKSAFMNSSPVEGSRVLPEKQSFDSVGEIISPICYNIFRDISTWTISISSYVSLNKVIYFHVNVKRPSSANNEAETSRVVLRKDQDFFTLKAKLVEFHGENEITDSPLPARKAGSDIGTRMAGYEKFLQKILQNNTLRGSDLLYTFLTTEDDFSLYLSTCGAPVQDLSNIYQSVTQKLRKEKGQHLDNFMNVFMSSTGNEKSGKFSTLEVGDEVDPLNAMSQDIPSKTFHNSVFNDNFKILFNKSRRNTTSSVNPLNILECLFYIAKHILNVPLIVLRFYVATCNMVGDTLEYIWCIFIQKKLAWFCQQHLEYLVTCLQEVIFEDLESPATLIESEKHKEEALKVMTRIFNEFPYNLLGKNFSNGVVSFWEVIQNPLFNKQLAYQLLDILLLEMYPNILLTKK comes from the exons ATGAGAAGCCAGAGATACAATATGATTAAAACAATCCATCAAGATTTCACTGAAACAATCAGAATTTTGAGAAAGGATCGCTTTTCTAAAGATGGGGCgattattttattcataataCTAGCAACTTCTTCCTTGGTATTGAG TTACTCACTGACATGTTTTCTCTTGAGTGCTTATGTGATAGGTTTGGTAATATGCTATGCATTCATTAAATTACAAGGATTTGCATCATCAAGTTTACTTCGCCTGGTATATTTTTATAAAGGCCATATTTCAGCATCCAAGAAAAATGGAAGATCTTGTACAGTATGTCATAATCCTTCTTGTGATAGGCATCGCCAAGATTTCCTTGTAGCGCCATGGAATGATTTGTTAATTGATGATCAGCTTAATAAAGCGATTGAGAAG TTTTATTCAAAACTCTTGGACATGTTTGTATCGTCATGGTATGGCCATTTAACCAAAGATGAAAGTTTTATACATGAGTTACGATACGCTCTAAAATATTCAACTGCTATTGTAATCAGAAGAATAATAGAGATTGATTTGGCAACATTAATGTCTAGAAAAATTTTACCTTGCATTGTAAAGCATGTAGATGACGTCATATATATAGAAGATATAGCAAAACTAAAGAAAAGGAACATAAATGATGTGGCAATTGAATATTGGGGAAATAAATTGCATGGAGCAGTTACAAATAGGAGTAACGAACTTGTATACCTTCGAGAACTTGCTGCCTCTCtcttgccaattattttgcctcCGAAATATTTCCAGTGCAG GAATTCATCTACTCTTTTTCAAGAGCTCATTGCAGGCTGGGTTCTGCTTCCAGTGATGGATACTGCTTTTAATCCAAATATTATCAATTCCATGATTGTGATGGGTGCAAATTACAAACCAAAGCATTCAAAACTTAAAGAATACACCACCCAAGTATATTACCTACAAAATTTCGAATGTCCTGTAGATCAGAAAAAATCACTTTTCTACAGGGATTTGAATGAGGTGAAAGAAAATACTGAATTGCTCTATACTTTCATACAATTTCTGAAGGATGAGGATCAAGTTCATTTGCTGAAGTTCTGCTTGGATGTTG ATCAATTCAGCAACATCTTAATGACGCCCGATCACAGCAAAAAAACTTTGGATGAACTTTATGGAAGCGCCCTTGCCATTTACAATGAATACTTTTGCTTAGAAagttcaaatttcataaaatgcaACAATAGTATTTCCCAAGAGATGAAGGATCTCCTCAAAGATGGCATACATAGCAttgccaaattgaaaatttcagcaCCATTAATGGAAGCATATAAGGTAGTCTTCAATAATTTGGAGGAGAATTGGCTGCCTTTATTTTATAAAAGTAATGAG ttttataaATATCTGTGCGGAATGAAATCATCCTCGCAATTCAATAGGGCTCAATATAATGA AAACAATAAGCAGGGAACTGCACCCCTAACACCTCGATTAGGCGGTCTCAGAAAGTTGAAATCAGCTTTCATGAATTCATCtcctgtagaaggatcaagagtaCTACCTGAAAAACAAAGTTTTGATAGTGTTGGAGAGATTATTTCTCCTATCTGCTATAATATATTCAGAGATATAAGTACTTGGACAATTTCAATCTCTTCGTATGTA TCTCTGAATAAGGTAATCTACTTCCATGTGAATGTGAAAAGGCCCTCTTCAGCTAATAATGAAGCAGAAACATCTAGAGTGGTTCTCAGAAAAGATCAGGACTTTTTTACTCTGAAAGCAAAATTGGTTGAATTTCATGGTGAGAATGAAATAACAGATTCTCCACTACCTGCAAGAAA AGCTGGTTCAGATATTGGCACAAGGATGGCTGGTTATGAGAAGTTTCTTCAGAAAATTCTACAAAATAACACACTAAGGGGAAGCGATTTATTATATACATTCCTCACAACTGAAGATGATTTTTCTCTGTACTTATCAACATGTGGAGCACCTGTACAAGATCTGAGTAATATTTATCAGTCAGTTACTCAGAAACTTCGTAAAGAAAAGGGGCAGCATTTGGATAATTTCATGAATGTATTCATGTCATCTACAGGAAATGAGAAATCAGG aaagtTCTCAACTCTAGAGGTTGGTGATGAGGTAGATCCTTTAAATGCAATGTCTCAAGATATTCCTTCAAAAACATTCCATAACTCtgttttcaatgataatttcAAAATACTGTTCAATAAATCCAGGAGGAACACAACTAGTAGTGTTAATCCACTCAACATTTTGGAATGTCTTTTTTATATAG ctAAACACATTTTGAATGTTCCATTAATAGTTTTAAGATTTTATGTTGCAACGTGTAACATGGTTGGTGACACGTTAGAGTATATTTGGTGCATCTTTATTCAGAAGAAGCTGGCTTGGTTTTGTCAGCAGCACTTGGAATATCTAGTAACATGTTTACAAG AAGTGATTTTTGAAGATCTGGAATCCCCAGCAACATTGATAGAATCGGAAAAACATAAAGAGGAAGCCTTGAAGGTTATGACGCGTATTTTTAACGAATTTCCTTACAATTTACTGGGTAAAAACTTTTCAAATGGAGTAGTTAGCTTTTGGGAAGTGATACAAAATCCGTTATTCAACAAACAATTAGCTTATCAGCTTCTGGATATTCTACTTTTGGAAATGTATCCAAATATTTTACTCACTAAAAAATAg
- the LOC123311585 gene encoding ATP-dependent DNA helicase Q4: protein MELIDQSEKSLYDKCKYEVKVWEHKFKKTNGRLPSRLDIKEADSKVRNAYKTYFRLKTAALERSFMGIDGFCSDEEQPICDTQQADPVSKTDEHCDMKKNCLPDSTWGKHLNKKPLEKSHSEPLKPAANLNQKFVSKLSVGSKLVKRNPRKSLSQNKHTTTSSQEKQNLNITSTSVPICRSYSEPVQVETNSVDLSSEISHPQLNTQRVKIVPANKVAPTSINIINDLMDRKVGTTPKLRNVDVKWLERVEINTEVHNKNETQVTKIDSISDEDIIDNSDDDSNCSSHVAKRFKYSNNVTPNFQKFIKHNIISDKLAAATSVANCASSTQTSELSQLSTVPSAENSISSVSQKGMGTKDLSTKSSQENENDSNKIESGGCSSYNNRNKEIDEHENEALTSLKKKKNLNENFVRVNLKKKIYARGKKTMNFSTYKKNLWKSRKKFMEQMEEGSDSSKKKFAKLMPLEDYASDEENNLLETLNEASGEVASYDPPSSTDLITPVCEEEDEDDLPLAVLKQTLPTSSQKEIKSTSSKPQLNTAKRKSTNIRVSQKKTGRNQQINSNSKKLKKKDENEDNLIETYDDTMEIETENKVIAQSNQHNFNDDDDFNLLLETIRVENMLDMKGVYPLYSPEDDGSLIETPAEVFNALRLFGHKSFREGQERAVMRILSGKSTLVTSSTGSGKSLCYQLPAYLFRQKYRCISLVISPLISLMEDQIKCMPGPLNAVCLHGNQTKTQRDIIIKALTDGDVSILMVSPESILSCDYSSGFGSILSRIPPIAFACLDEAHCLSQWSHNFRPSYLVVCQILQEKLGIKTILGLTATATQCTRDSLINQLQIPDGERGVIRDIPIPSNLILTVSRDMNREQALLELLLSKPFVDFTSIIIYCLRRNDCEKVASFLRASLKDYVPPSNSKKRKRISSQVEAYHAGLSGAKRKTIQNAFTSGDLRIVVATVAFGMGINKADIRSVIHFNMPANFESYVQEIGRAGRDRLPAHCHIFLDRQHGDVYELRRHIYGNSVDRHIIRKLLRKVFIPCKCEGTCLKHEIMFSVNSTVNTLDIPEEVISTLLCYLELHERKYIKVLKQSYGKCKVVSYGGGALIHKTALTCEPLKQALHLNENQLDNSNSIEFSIMKVSKVLNYDTGICKQILKNLEWTTINGQPKRSALNVEFSDLSFHLLSPGNLPDEDLDEVLDTLYNKVLNQENVAYAQLIDIDQTLSKVALPTCKNLNGIEEKSDILKKDIREYFESKKNIGTVQIPEITEEERNAIIRDIKLIVDRYGDENFTGRSIARIFHGIASPNFQPRVWGRTKFWRSHLKVHFNTICKIATSELIRIHA from the coding sequence ATGGAATTGATAGATCAATCGGAAAAATCACTATACGATAAATGTAAATATGAAGTTAAAGTTTGGGAGCATAAGTTTAAGAAGACAAATGGAAGACTTCCGTCCAGATTAGACATCAAAGAAGCAGATTCTAAAGTTAGGAATGCGTATAAAACATATTTTAGACTCAAAACAGCTGCCTTGGAAAGAAGTTTCATGGGGATCGATGGATTTTGTTCAGATGAGGAGCAACCTATTTGTGACACTCAACAAGCAGATCCAGTTAGTAAGACTGACGAACATTGTGATATGAAGAAAAATTGTCTGCCTGATTCCACTTGGGGTAAGCACCTCAATAAAAAGCCATTGGAAAAGAGCCATTCAGAACCGTTGAAACCGGCTGCtaatttgaatcaaaaatttGTTAGTAAACTCTCAGTTGGTTCTAAACTCGTTAAGAGAAATCCAAGAAAATCTCTCTCACAAAATAAACATACTACAACAAGTTcacaagaaaaacaaaatcttaATATAACTAGCACTTCCGTTCCTATTTGTCGTTCCTACTCAGAACCAGTTCAAGTAGAAACAAATTCTGTGGATCTCAGTTCAGAGATAAGTCATCCTCAACTCAATACACAAAGGGTAAAAATTGTACCTGCGAATAAGGTTGCACCCACATCTATAAATattattaatgatttgatgGACAGAAAAGTAGGAACAACTCCCAAACTAAGAAATGTTGATGTTAAATGGCTTGAAAGGGTTGAAATTAATACTGAAGTTCACAACAAAAATGAGACCCAAGTAACCAAAATTGATTCCATAAGTGATGAAGATATAATTGATAATTCTGATGATGATTCAAATTGTTCAAGTCACGTAGCTAAGAGATTTAAATATAGCAATAATGTTACTCCTAACTTCCAGAAATTCATTAAACATAATATTATTTCTGATAAACTAGCTGCAGCAACAAGTGTAGCAAATTGTGCTTCTAGCACACAAACTTCAGAGCTCTCTCAATTGTCCACTGTACCATCTGCAGAAAATTCCATTTCCAGTGTTTCACAAAAAGGAATGGGAACAAAAGATTTGTCCACTAAATCATCACAAGAAAATGAAAACGATTCTAATAAGATTGAATCAGGTGGATGTAGTAGTtataataatagaaataaagaaATTGATGAACACGAGAATGAGGCATTGACTAGtttgaaaaagaagaaaaatttaaatgagAACTTTGTGCGGGTAAAtctaaagaagaaaatttacgctaGAGGCAAAAAAACAATGAACTTTTCtacatacaaaaaaaatttgtggaagAGCAGGAAAAAGTTTATGGAACAAATGGAAGAAGGAAGTGACTCATCTAAAAAGAAGTTCGCTAAACTTATGCCTCTGGAGGACTATGCTTCGGATGAggaaaataatttattggaGACTCTGAATGAAGCATCTGGAGAAGTTGCTTCCTATGACCCTCCTTCATCAACAGATTTGATAACGCCTGTTTGTGAAGAAGAAGATGAAGATGACCTGCCATTAGCTGTATTAAAACAAACCTTGCCAACATCTTCCCAGAAAGAAATCAAGAGCACATCAAGTAAACCACAACTGAATACCGCTAAGCGAAAATCAACCAATATAAGAGTTTCACAGAAAAAAACAGGCAGAAATCAgcaaataaattcaaattccaaaaagttgaagaaaaaagaTGAGAATGAAGATAATCTGATTGAAACCTATGATGATACAATGGAAATAGAAACAGAAAACAAAGTAATTGCACAATCAAATCAGCACAATtttaatgatgatgatgattttaatttattattggaAACTATCAGAGTAGAAAATATGCTAGATATGAAAGGAGTATATCCATTGTATTCACCTGAAGATGATGGATCTTTGATTGAGACTCCAGCAGAGGTATTCAATGCTTTAAGATTATTTGGGCATAAATCATTCCGGGAAGGTCAAGAAAGAGCAGTGATGAGAATTTTATCAGGAAAGTCCACATTAGTGACTTCCAGCACTGGCTCTGGAAAATCCCTATGTTATCAACTACCTGCCTACTTATTCAGGCAAAAATACCGTTGTATTTCTCTAGTCATTTCACCTCTTATCTCATTGATGGAAGATCAAATAAAATGTATGCCAGGACCGTTGAATGCTGTCTGCTTGCATGGAAATCAAACAAAAACTCAACGTGATATAATTATAAAGGCTTTAACAGATGGCGATGTGAGTATTTTAATGGTTTCACCAGAATCAATACTGTCGTGTGATTACTCGTCTGGTTTTGGTTCTATTCTCTCACGTATACCTCCTATAGCTTTTGCTTGTTTAGACGAAGCTCACTGTTTATCTCAGTGGTCTCATAACTTCAGACCAAGTTATCTAGTAGTGTGCCAAATATTACAAGAAAAACTTGGTATTAAAACAATACTTGGACTCACAGCCACAGCTACTCAATGTACGAGAGACAGTTTAATTAATCAACTACAAATACCTGATGGAGAAAGAGGGGTTATTAGAGATATTCCTATCCCATCGAATTTAATATTAACTGTATCAAGAGATATGAATAGAGAGCAGGCTCTTCTGGAGTTACTACTGTCCAAACCATTTGTGGATTTCACAAGTATAATTATTTATTGCTTGAGACGGAATGATTGTGAGAAAGTAGCATCTTTTCTCAGAGCGTCCTTAAAGGATTATGTTCCTCCCAGTAATTCAAAGAAAAGGAAACGTATCAGCTCTCAAGTGGAAGCTTATCATGCTGGATTATCTGGAGCAAAACGTAAAACCATCCAGAATGCATTTACTTCTGGGGATTTAAGGATAGTAGTTGCCACTGTTGCCTTCGGTATGGGTATAAACAAAGCGGATATACGATCTGTTATTCACTTCAATATGCCAGCTAATTTTGAGAGTTACGTGCAAGAAATCGGTAGAGCTGGTCGTGACCGACTCCCAGCTCATTGTCACATATTTCTCGACAGACAACATGGCGATGTTTACGAACTTCGACGACATATATATGGCAATAGCGTTGACCGCCACATCATAAGAAAACTTTTAAGGAAAGTCTTCATCCCTTGTAAGTGTGAAGGCACTTGTTTGAAACATGAAATTATGTTCTCTGTGAATTCTACAGTCAACACATTGGATATACCAGAAGAAGTGATTTCTACCCTTCTGTGTTATTTGGAATTACACGAAAGGAAATACATTAAAGTTTTGAAGCAGTCCTATGGGAAATGTAAAGTGGTTTCATATGGTGGGGGTGCTTTGATACATAAAACAGCCCTCACATGTGAGCCATTAAAACAAGCACTCCATCTGAATGAAAATCAGTTGGATAATTCCAACTCGATAGAATTTTCTATAATGAAAGTTTCGAAAGTTTTAAATTATGATACAGGTATATgcaaacaaatcttgaaaaattTGGAATGGACCACTATCAACGGCCAGCCTAAACGCTCAGCTCTCAATGTTGAGTTTTCTGATTTAAGCTTTCATTTACTCTCCCCTGGGAACTTACCTGATGAAGATTTGGATGAAGTTTTAGATACTCTATATAACAAAGTTCTAAACCAAGAAAATGTTGCCTATGCACAATTGATTGATATTGATCAAACTTTATCGAAAGTAGCATTGCCTACATGTAAAAATCTGAATGGAATAGAAGAGAAAagtgatatattgaaaaaagatATACGAGAATATTTCGAATCTAAAAAAAATATAGGAACCGTCCAGATTCCAGAAATAACCGAGGAAGAAAGAAATGCAATTATTCGAGATATAAAATTGATAGTTGATAGATATGGGGATGAAAATTTTACAGGACGATCTATTGCAAGAATATTTCACGGTATTGCAAGTCCTAACTTTCAACCTCGAGTATGGGGAAGGACAAAATTTTGGAGAAGTCACTTGAAAGTTCATTTCAATACCATTTGCAAAATTGCAACTAGTGAATTGATCAGGATTCATGCATAA
- the LOC123321461 gene encoding sorting nexin-14-like isoform X2 has protein sequence MRSQRYNMIKTIHQDFTETIRILRKDRFSKDGAIILFIILATSSLVLSYSLTCFLLSAYVIGLVICYAFIKLQGFASSSLLRLVYFYKGHISASKKNGRSCTVCHNPSCDRHRQDFLVAPWNDLLIDDQLNKAIEKFYSKLLDMFVSSWYGHLTKDESFIHELRYALKYSTAIVIRRIIEIDLATLMSRKILPCIVKHVDDVIYIEDIAKLKKRNINDVAIEYWGNKLHGAVTNRSNELVYLRELAASLLPIILPPKYFQCRNSSTLFQELIAGWVLLPVMDTAFNPNIINSMIVMGANYKPKHSKLKEYTTQVYYLQNFECPVDQKKSLFYRDLNEVKENTELLYTFIQFLKDEDQVHLLKFCLDVDQFSNILMTPDHSKKTLDELYGSALAIYNEYFCLESSNFIKCNNSISQEMKDLLKDGIHSIAKLKISAPLMEAYKVVFNNLEENWLPLFYKSNEFYKYLCGMKSSSQFNRAQYNENNKQGTAPLTPRLGGLRKLKSAFMNSSPVEGSRVLPEKQSFDSVGEIISPICYNIFRDISTWTISISSYVSLNKVIYFHVNVKRPSSANNEAETSRVVLRKDQDFFTLKAKLVEFHGENEITDSPLPARKAGSDIGTRMAGYEKFLQKILQNNTLRGSDLLYTFLTTEDDFSLYLSTCGAPVQDLSNIYQSVTQKLRKEKGQHLDNFMNVFMSSTGNEKSGKFSTLEVGDEVDPLNAMSQDIPSKTFHNSVFNDNFKILFNKSRRNTTSSVNPLNILECLFYIAKHILNVPLIVLRFYVATCNMVGDTLEYIWCIFIQKKLAWFCQQHLEYLVTCLQVIFEDLESPATLIESEKHKEEALKVMTRIFNEFPYNLLGKNFSNGVVSFWEVIQNPLFNKQLAYQLLDILLLEMYPNILLTKK, from the exons ATGAGAAGCCAGAGATACAATATGATTAAAACAATCCATCAAGATTTCACTGAAACAATCAGAATTTTGAGAAAGGATCGCTTTTCTAAAGATGGGGCgattattttattcataataCTAGCAACTTCTTCCTTGGTATTGAG TTACTCACTGACATGTTTTCTCTTGAGTGCTTATGTGATAGGTTTGGTAATATGCTATGCATTCATTAAATTACAAGGATTTGCATCATCAAGTTTACTTCGCCTGGTATATTTTTATAAAGGCCATATTTCAGCATCCAAGAAAAATGGAAGATCTTGTACAGTATGTCATAATCCTTCTTGTGATAGGCATCGCCAAGATTTCCTTGTAGCGCCATGGAATGATTTGTTAATTGATGATCAGCTTAATAAAGCGATTGAGAAG TTTTATTCAAAACTCTTGGACATGTTTGTATCGTCATGGTATGGCCATTTAACCAAAGATGAAAGTTTTATACATGAGTTACGATACGCTCTAAAATATTCAACTGCTATTGTAATCAGAAGAATAATAGAGATTGATTTGGCAACATTAATGTCTAGAAAAATTTTACCTTGCATTGTAAAGCATGTAGATGACGTCATATATATAGAAGATATAGCAAAACTAAAGAAAAGGAACATAAATGATGTGGCAATTGAATATTGGGGAAATAAATTGCATGGAGCAGTTACAAATAGGAGTAACGAACTTGTATACCTTCGAGAACTTGCTGCCTCTCtcttgccaattattttgcctcCGAAATATTTCCAGTGCAG GAATTCATCTACTCTTTTTCAAGAGCTCATTGCAGGCTGGGTTCTGCTTCCAGTGATGGATACTGCTTTTAATCCAAATATTATCAATTCCATGATTGTGATGGGTGCAAATTACAAACCAAAGCATTCAAAACTTAAAGAATACACCACCCAAGTATATTACCTACAAAATTTCGAATGTCCTGTAGATCAGAAAAAATCACTTTTCTACAGGGATTTGAATGAGGTGAAAGAAAATACTGAATTGCTCTATACTTTCATACAATTTCTGAAGGATGAGGATCAAGTTCATTTGCTGAAGTTCTGCTTGGATGTTG ATCAATTCAGCAACATCTTAATGACGCCCGATCACAGCAAAAAAACTTTGGATGAACTTTATGGAAGCGCCCTTGCCATTTACAATGAATACTTTTGCTTAGAAagttcaaatttcataaaatgcaACAATAGTATTTCCCAAGAGATGAAGGATCTCCTCAAAGATGGCATACATAGCAttgccaaattgaaaatttcagcaCCATTAATGGAAGCATATAAGGTAGTCTTCAATAATTTGGAGGAGAATTGGCTGCCTTTATTTTATAAAAGTAATGAG ttttataaATATCTGTGCGGAATGAAATCATCCTCGCAATTCAATAGGGCTCAATATAATGA AAACAATAAGCAGGGAACTGCACCCCTAACACCTCGATTAGGCGGTCTCAGAAAGTTGAAATCAGCTTTCATGAATTCATCtcctgtagaaggatcaagagtaCTACCTGAAAAACAAAGTTTTGATAGTGTTGGAGAGATTATTTCTCCTATCTGCTATAATATATTCAGAGATATAAGTACTTGGACAATTTCAATCTCTTCGTATGTA TCTCTGAATAAGGTAATCTACTTCCATGTGAATGTGAAAAGGCCCTCTTCAGCTAATAATGAAGCAGAAACATCTAGAGTGGTTCTCAGAAAAGATCAGGACTTTTTTACTCTGAAAGCAAAATTGGTTGAATTTCATGGTGAGAATGAAATAACAGATTCTCCACTACCTGCAAGAAA AGCTGGTTCAGATATTGGCACAAGGATGGCTGGTTATGAGAAGTTTCTTCAGAAAATTCTACAAAATAACACACTAAGGGGAAGCGATTTATTATATACATTCCTCACAACTGAAGATGATTTTTCTCTGTACTTATCAACATGTGGAGCACCTGTACAAGATCTGAGTAATATTTATCAGTCAGTTACTCAGAAACTTCGTAAAGAAAAGGGGCAGCATTTGGATAATTTCATGAATGTATTCATGTCATCTACAGGAAATGAGAAATCAGG aaagtTCTCAACTCTAGAGGTTGGTGATGAGGTAGATCCTTTAAATGCAATGTCTCAAGATATTCCTTCAAAAACATTCCATAACTCtgttttcaatgataatttcAAAATACTGTTCAATAAATCCAGGAGGAACACAACTAGTAGTGTTAATCCACTCAACATTTTGGAATGTCTTTTTTATATAG ctAAACACATTTTGAATGTTCCATTAATAGTTTTAAGATTTTATGTTGCAACGTGTAACATGGTTGGTGACACGTTAGAGTATATTTGGTGCATCTTTATTCAGAAGAAGCTGGCTTGGTTTTGTCAGCAGCACTTGGAATATCTAGTAACATGTTTACAAG TGATTTTTGAAGATCTGGAATCCCCAGCAACATTGATAGAATCGGAAAAACATAAAGAGGAAGCCTTGAAGGTTATGACGCGTATTTTTAACGAATTTCCTTACAATTTACTGGGTAAAAACTTTTCAAATGGAGTAGTTAGCTTTTGGGAAGTGATACAAAATCCGTTATTCAACAAACAATTAGCTTATCAGCTTCTGGATATTCTACTTTTGGAAATGTATCCAAATATTTTACTCACTAAAAAATAg